In one Nicotiana tomentosiformis chromosome 6, ASM39032v3, whole genome shotgun sequence genomic region, the following are encoded:
- the LOC104120037 gene encoding protein LIGHT-DEPENDENT SHORT HYPOCOTYLS 5-like produces MTFRLANCQTRMVGASNPNNNGGGGGGEGPSSATASGRITESEGGSAAPAAPPSRYESQKRRDWNTFLQYLRNHKPPLTLARCSGAHVIEFLKYLDQFGKTKVHVTGCPYFGHPNPPAPCACPLKQAWGSLDALIGRLRAAYEENGGKPESNPFGAKAVRIYLREVRESQAKARGIPYEKKKRKRPSSSSVTAGSSASRGGVIAVEGGGSGGGDGGGNAGDSSGGAAAIGPLPTATNPTE; encoded by the exons GGTTGGAGCATCCAACCCGAACAATAacggaggaggaggaggaggagagggTCCATCATCAGCAACTGCCAGTGGTCGGATCACTGAGAGTGAAG GAGGATCTGCGGCTCCTGCAGCACCACCGAGCCGGTACGAGTCACAAAAGCGTCGAGATTGGAACACTTTCTTACAGTACTTAAGGAACCACAAACCACCGTTAACCCTAGCCCGCTGCAGCGGAGCTCACGTGATCGAGTTCCTAAAATACCTCGATCAGTTCGGGAAGACGAAAGTGCACGTGACCGGGTGCCCTTATTTCGGGCACCCGAATCCACCAGCACCATGTGCTTGTCCGTTGAAACAGGCTTGGGGTAGCCTTGACGCACTAATTGGTAGGCTAAGAGCTGCTTATGAAGAAAATGGAGGAAAGCCTGAATCAAATCCTTTTGGTGCTAAAGCTGTTAGAATATATTTAAGGGAAGTTAGAGAAAGTCAAGCTAAAGCTAGAGGAATACCTTATGAAAAGAAGAAACGGAAAAGGCCAAGTTCCAGTTCGGTCACGGCTGGCAGCAGCGCTAGCCGCGGCGGTGTTATTGCAGTAGAAGGCGGTGGTAGTGGTGGCGGAGATGGTGGAGGTAATGCTGGTGATAGCAGTGGTGGCGCTGCTGCTATTGGTCCGCTACCTACTGCTACTAATCCAACAGAATAG